The segment ATAGTCTGATAAACTAGACAGTCTATGCATTTAAGAGATTCCACAGCTTGTAATGCAATAATGGAGAGTTTACCTTCTTCAGCTTCAAAGTTGGAGGGTTttggtcatttaatttttaagtatcaAACTAGTGCTTTTCAGCCGCTGTATCTTCACTCTGAGATAAGCAGTCTTCTtcacaatgtatttttaatatcctCACGCTCAATTTTAAGACAAAGCAATTTTAATACTAGGTGCACACCACTGCCCTCGTTGCAAACTGCTTTTCTTGACAAGTTATGAAGTAGTTCAAGGAGGTATGGTTAAGGCTGTATTACTCAATGGTGCTGGTAAATACTACACAATTTTTTGTCATGTTGCAACCTTTGTTTCCAATTTAGTGACCGCTGCTATAGAATCAGATAGCAACAATGACAACATtattaggtttgttttttttaaaactatgatttaGTAGCAACTGAGTTTCCCAATTTTAACCCCTTGGCAGCAAGTTCCAAGTTCCCTCATTTGCACATTAGCACCTAAGTGTCAAGGGGTTATTTAAATAACCAGCACAAAAGATACTGCACTTCTGATTGTAGCATTTGGCagaactgaaaggaaaggaagttgTGCTACATGTTGAAGGGATTGTGGGCAACAGAAAGACACCAGGAGAAGATAAAATGTCACATGAAGTCTTCGAAGTCTTGTACATATCCTCCATCATAACCTCCATAATCTGCCAGATCGTCTTTCATCGTGGCTTTTAATCCCCCTCCAGGAACCacacctttcttcttctttttggctTTGCTTTGCTAAAGATAAAGGAGAGTTAATTTATGACATTTATCTACCATGGGCATCTTACCTGGCATAGCAACCCTCACAGACACCTAAGCCTCTGGTCCCAGGAAAACTGTAGTTCTCTGAGGGAGACCCCAGACCTAACCCAGGGCAGCTTCTATTAATTCAGAAAAGACTGAACATGTCTGTAAACAAAAGGACAGTGATGGCATTCACACTCCGGTTCTATTCCAGTTTAAACAGTATTGGTGAACTGCTTGACTTTTAAGTTTCTTAGATTGGGCTCCTACTACACTTGAGATTATGTCTACAATGCCATCCAAATGTAACATTTCCCCACATAGCTTGTTCTTACCTtttcttgcttctgtttttcACTACAAAGCACAGTCAATGAATTGGTAATCTTTTTCAAGTCATCAATttccactaaaagaaaaaagtataccACTAATTTTTAAGCAAAATCTAATTAGTCCATCATTAACTTCAGTAATTTTGAAAAGGCCATGAATTTCTCCTGTTTGACATAATAATCATTCAGTCTATAGCCAAGCTGACAAATCAGAactatttaaagtaaaatggCAAACTCAGCAAGACACCATTGCTCAACCAAAGAGAAACTGCACGTGTCTTTATAGCTCAGTGTTCCCTACCATTCTTCCTTAACCACTCTAAACACACCGACGATAACCATGCCTTTCCATAACACATCCATTCTTAAACCTCCAGCTGACCACTCCCACCCCTTGGGGTCTCTATTTTCTAGCACAGGAACTAGAATGAAAATAGTAGGTATCTCAGAAATCTCAGTGTCCTACTAGAAGACAAGCCTGTATAGTGGGCAACATATCCTTTCATCTTTATAAAACCATAAAGCTGAAAACAGACACCAACCagtttttaactattaaaaaagttttcaattttgattagAGAGCACcttcaaaaataggaaaaatagtaTATACAAAAAATATCAACTATGGGTATATTCCTGATCAAATTCAGAACCCCCAACTTAGTAATAATTTCTCAaagaaaactcaatttaaaatccATTATATAGAATTCCTTTTTCTCAGTCTTAAAAACAGTAAATACTAACAAAACGAATCTTTCCACATTGGTGCTGCATCACCCAGGTTGTCACTCCCACACACCCTGCCCCTGAAATGTGACTCCTCGCAGGCCATGGCACCACACCCATGGACCAGAGGACAGGTGCCAGCTCTGCTGAGCAACTTGCACCTGATCGGTCAcaggtttcctcatttgtaaaatgaacagACACTTGCTATGGTTTCAGCAATAAAATCTTGTATGCCCAGAGAACATTTCCCCAAAGACACTTCCTAGCCCCTTTGAAGATCTAATTAGATAAAATAAGCTAGTTTTTTATTAACTCCTGTGCCAAAAACCTCAGATGTCTCTTTGGAAAGCCACTGTAAAAACATTACGGAAAACCACTCAAACTCATTGTATATTTGCAGAACGTTTCCTCAGTAACTGCTAAAAAGCAAATCCTAAGTCTATTATAGCATCCGTCTCCCAAAAAGTTAACCTCCATCTTTCTGAGTATGATGTGCCCTTACTAAAATCCACCCACAGGGGACAGAGATTAGAATTACTTACATGAAATACACACGTCTCGAACTAAGGCTTCCAAAAAACTGGCATAATATAGTGACTTTTCATATtgtgtaattttatcttttagtAACTTTCCAAACTCTGTGAAGTCATCTCTTGAAGATGGGTTCATAGCATCTATGCCATAAACTGTATTAGTAACACCTGTAAGAGAAAGGGAACACTGGaaatatcagatttttaaaagtttataaaccAATTAGCTATCTGAATAACCGTTATTTCATTCTAAAGCAGAGCTTCTTAACCTGGGCCCACTGGAGTCCTTAATAGAATTCAGGGGGGGGGTCTGTGAGTCTGGATGAGAAgattacagctttatttttacTAACCTCTAATTtagtatttccttccattttgatAATAGGCAACAAATCACAATGGTACTAGCAAAACTGGACTGCTCCCAATAGCGATCCAATACTTTTGTATCACGTTACAGTTGTTTCAGATATCTTGAAACGTTTTTCAGTCATCATTACTTAGATCttatttaatgcattaataaagaagcacatTAATTACTATAGaacaagttattttaatattttgataccTATTTCAATATAACAGGtttcctttgtaaataaaatccagtctattttattttatgcatttaaaaacatattaagaaGGACCCATAGGCTTCACGAGACTACCAAAGGAGTCCCTGGCACAAAATGATGCTCTTAACCGTTTGTCTGAAACAGCCCACAgtaaaatggggagagaaggaaaacagcaaagaaaagatGGTTCCTGTCAAAGTATCCAGCTAACTCCAGAAGCTAAGCAGGAGCATACCATGTATTAAATCccaatagaaaaattaatctgTCCTAAAAGGATTCTAGACTAAGAAACAGTATACTTCTGTATCCTCCTCAGTAGTCAAGTAAATTAGTTAACAATATCACTGATTCAGTATTTTAGtatgaaatacatattgaaaTTCTATTATCCAAATGATGactgtatatttttgccttttcatcTGTAATTGGTGTCCCATATTAGGATTTGTGGGTACCGCAATAACCCTTCTCTCAGTAAACACATGGGTGGCTTTTACCATCCTATGACGACACAAGCTGAGTGCCTTCCGTAATGAAACAAGTGCAGTTAAGACACTCCGAGCACACACCAGTGCTGAGGAGCACCCACAGCCACTCCTGACATTGCTAGTGACCCACTGAAAGATAAGGTCACACTTCCCGTGGAAAGGAGAGTGATCACTCCAGTCAGCCTGCTTGATCTGTTTtagaggagggtgtgtgtgtgtgtgggggggactaGATCTACTCTGCAAAGTACTCAATAGGGGATAGCAACAACGAATTTGGTTAAAATGAGAGGTTTTAATTTTCTCTGGCTCTGTTTCCTATTTTTATCTTCTGTGCCATGTAACTCGTCCCCTGGTACACTCTGAACTTACCCATTTACAGGATCCCGAACATGTCTTTATCTCATGCACTAACCACAGCTGCAGGTATGACACAGAGAAACGAAAGCCCCCTAAAGACAGGGCATGGTGAGGGCCAAGAAGGGCTGCAGAAAGACACTACCCTTAGCACAAGAAGGCACCGCCAAAGCTGAAAGCCGGCACGGGACTAACACGCTATTGCCTGAGTCTCATCCAGACCGAACACAACAGGACAGCCCTACAGGCAGTTCAGTATTGAAATTTCAAAGCCACAGGCCTCACATTTCAATGAAATTTCATCCAGCTGATGAATACATTTAAAGTAGCAGCATACTTTATTTGGGTCCAATGACTTTTTATCTTAATAATCTTTTGATACTtgaaacataattataaaaaaatctgaacatgTATCTCACTCTACCTTAAGTAATGAAATCTCAAATATAGAGACTAAAAACTGCTTTCTGGTATCTAAATCAGCCAGTatcatgtttcttaaaaaaaggGGTATTTCCTGAACTTTCCTAACTTGTAGTAAGACTTCACAGTATTCACCTGGAATCTCGATACTGCACTGCACACACGCCCCCACTTACCGAAAGTTTCTTTTGCTAATTCAAGGTCTGCTTCTTCCTGTAATTTCTTTAGCCGTAGTTTATCTGCTAATTGTTCTTCTGGTGTTAGCACTTTAGATTCTTCAGGTTCTTCTAACTAAAATGAGAcagaaattaagttttaaaaggcCTGGGATTATGATGGGTAGGCTTAATATATCTgtattgtatgaatttttttttaagcacatataaatagcaaacatttaatataaaagtgTTTACATACTGTATTTCAGCTTTCTTCCAAACACTTTAGATAGTCTTATCCTAATACTACAGGTAAaaaacctgaggcacagagaggttaagcaacctgCCCGTGGTAACAGAAGGTTAACACAACTGGTTTGGGGACAGCTGAGATTCGAATCCAGGAAGACTGGGTTTATTTCTatagcctttatttaaaaaaaaaaaataataagaaattgaGATTGTAGACAAGGTGAAAATGACACTCTCACACTCACTACTGCTAACACTATATATTGAAACAGTCTTAGGGAAACTTGGTAACATGTATTAAgtcttagaatattttcatatgctttaaTCAAATAATTCCACTTCTCGGTATTTATCTTAAGAAACCAAAGATGCACACAAATTTTAACCACAAGGATGTCCAATAAAGGATTacttataatttcaaataaatttagaaaaaaccTAAATGTTCAACAGAACGATTACATAAAGTATGGCATGACAATGCTATGCagacataaaaacatatttttttccaaacaatcagaaaaacatttccccttatttatctttttatattactttgtactatttttaaaaagtagtacattatcattctaaaatttaaaaacacacaatagAAGTCACTTATATTCCAATCACACTCCTCTGAGAAGACAGTTAATAATTTACTATATATCATTTCTGTGTACTGTGATAGAATTTTCcacaacaaatatgtattactCTATGAGGAGAAATTGTCAATAATGTTTATCAGTGTGGAAAAAAGTGACGGGAATTAGTGCCATTCATGGTTATCCATACCTGTGCAGTTTAAAGATTTTGACACAGAAGTCAACTTCTGAAATAGGTCATTTTATTTGTAATGGAGAAGATGACGTGAGAAAGTTACTATGCCTAGTTAGGAAACCTCACAGtactttctagaaagaaaaagggaaatattttgaCTTAACTGTAATAGTAGACCTGGATGTCATTTCCTGCATTCAAAACGAAATATACGTGTATCTTAACTCAGTACTTGGCCTAAGATAAACTGAGTACACTCAAACTAAGGTTTATGTTAGGGACTAATatcaagatacaaataaatataattctaaCTTCAATGACCAAGAAATATCCAATCAACACAACTTTTGATTTCTGAAcatatttcatgtttaaaaaataaattaaatgaaaaccttaaaattgcaaactgaaacaaaaatgtacatCATCAACCTAGACATGACACACAGGAAAGATAATTCAAATGACTTTAGAATCCAGGATATAATTATACATCCTTAGTAGGATATATTCCAAGCCCAGTAAGAATTGCAAGGAAATCCTAAACTTCATTCAGTAGCTTACATTGTTAGCAATATTGGTATTGCAGAAAAACAATTATGTTAACATTAGAAACCAAGATTGTtagaataaaatatcaatataaaccaacgattacacacacacacacacacacacacacacaatttcctaGCTTCATCTATGAAAAGGGGTCTAGATGGCAAGGCCACCCAAATAATACTGAGTACTACAAGTACCTAGAGTTGGCCTCTAAATATCATTTCCCACTAAAAGAAACCTCACAGAAGTTGATTCCAGGCTTAAGGAAGAGAGTTTACTAGGTGAGCCTGGCACTTCTTATTGTGCCAAGAAATAAGGAAGCTTTCAAAGACTATTAGAGTTCTGTCAGAAGGATAAAGATAGCAACTACTTAAAGGGACTTCCCTGGCCAAAGTTGGGGCAATctgagcatcaaaaagaataatcacCGTACCTTAGTAGAACACAATGAATTTATAAAAACCTGTAAGTCCATAAATTTactcaaaactttttaaaaacccacaaaatcCCTCATTTTCCACCACTTGAAGTTACTACTCCCCCCTCCTTACTctgaaaatttataattaaaaagaaggaattaagCTTTTACTCTTCCTTTCTAGTACAAACCATATCCAAAGTAACCAaatagtgaaagaagccagccaataaaaaaatggaagaaaagtcacagaatgagaaaaatcacCATTCTGCAATACCTTGTGAAGTAATTAGGGAATGATTATCAACGATACAAAACTACTGGGTGAGAAGTTAAGATGAAACTGGATTACCTCCAAGAAGAACTATGTAATTTTAGAAGGATCAGGCTGTCACCACCTTAACCCAGTGATCAATTTTAGCATCACTAAGAATAGGACAGACATTACATGGCTCTGATGTGATATGATGCAATATGAAGCACACAGCATTACCTCTAAAGTACTCCAACTTAAAGTGTTTAATCTGAATCCAATCAAACTTTCAGACTTAACTCCCAAGGTACAGGAACTTGTAACTACGAGGAAGCAATCAGACAAATCTAGAAGGTGGGATGTTCTACCTGAACTGGCCTGCTCTCTTCAGTAAGTCAAtgtcattttaaagagaaagacagagaaacgCTCAAGGAGATTTAGGATACAttaacaaccaaatgcaatgcaaGGTCCTTGTCTGAGCAAACCATATGTAAAACACATTTTGGGACAATTGTAAAATGCATAAAGTTTGTTATTTGATCATATTTTAGTGAAAAAGAATAGAAGCAAAAGTGGCAAAACATTAACTGTTAAATTTAGGTGATGTATATGATTATTCATTTTGAGACTTTTGctcttttgtttgaaatttttattaatgaaaagtattaataaaaaaggaggggaagTTCTCTATAACCTGATATGGAAAGATCGCCACAATATATTAAGTAAACTAAAGCAAGgtgaaaaactatttaaaaagggaaggaataaGAATATATAATTGTAGCCAAACACATAAAGACACCTTGTAGACATAAACCAACATTTACTTATGGGATAGAGGGAAACAGGATAAATGAGTGATAGAagtgctttttaatattttatttttgaattacgtaaatgtgttttttatcagaaaacaaattaatacaGTACTCTTGATCTTGCTCCAAATAATCAAGAACAAAAACACTTACACAGCACATGGCAGAGAAACagatattttttgtatttcactAAAGTACAATGCAAATAAAGACTAATCACAACTAGAAAGAACTGCAGgcactggcaaaaaaaaaaaaaatcactgacgGTGGTCACTACATCATCATGACTGTTCGCGAATGTTTGTGAAAACTTAAAAGGCATTCTAATACATAAAGCTTCTGGGCTTGGTTTTTGCAAAAACCACAAATTCAGTTTGAGGATTCACTTATCTGGTGGTGTCCATTTAAAGTCTTTACAAACCCCTTCCAATTGCTAGGTAATATTTGCTACCGGTTAAGACACTACCACTACTGATGTGAAAGTTCTGTATTTTGGAAAATGAGTAGTACCTAccctctttttaatttcttcttgccttttcttctgttgccgttctttctcttttatcttctctgttatttttttcttttctgaaattttgacttctgaaagtaaagaaatgttttaattagtTATCTTGAGTATTTTCCAGTTTGTGGATGAGATGGACATACTTGGGTACTTCAAGACACCAAACCTCCCCAGCTCCAATTTCATATGGTGATTTCCGACAAATAAGAATGGGAAAGTTCTGGGGCTCTTCCTTTCAATTCTCTAACCTGACCCCTAAGATCCAATTGTCTCCCTTCATATTTCCCCAGTCCTTGAGGCAGGACTTAGATCATTTAACTATGATGCCATACCCTTTACTCTTTCCTCCTTACAATAGCActcaaacaaagaaacagcaaGCATCTAATTTGATTATGttttgagaggagaaaaagagacgCAGGAAAAGAATAAGGTGGGAATGGAAGGATGTTTGGTTTCTCAATAccaaaattttcaattttgtgaGCATTCTGTCAATTGTCTTAAAATAAGCACCAGATGCTCAACAAGATAGAAAACCAAACATAGAGGAACCCCAGTGGCTTacctggttttatttctgtttcctcttttttttcatcttcttcatcATCCCAGTTATCCTAAAGAAAGGACCTCCATTAATAATTCTTGCATGTTTACTTTTCCATGTGAACTTTATTATCAACTTGTCTAACTCCACAGAAACAAACttgttgtatttcatttatttatttttggtactgcattaaatttataaattaatgctggagaactgacatctttataatgTAGAGCTGCACGAGCCAAGAAAAAGggctgtctttccatttgttcaagGCGACGTCTGTTATTTTTCAAGGagtgtttattttaaagtttttctcctAGAGGTTTTGCACATTTCTCTTTAggtttattcccaagtatttcaTCTTCTGTTACTATTATAAatagggtttttttccttttatgtattcTTAACTGGTTATTATTTGTACATAGAAAAGCTATtagtttttatatgttaattttacaTCCTGCTCCCTTACTACTTTAGTTTTATCATTGATTCTCTAGGGTGTTCCAGGTATACTaccatatcatctgcaaacaagAGAAAGCTTTACTTCTTATCAATTCTTATGCCTTCACAGTTGATTGCTTTTATCTAACTGCACTAGCTAAACCTGTCGATAGCAGCAGATATAATGTCTGTTCTTCTCTTAATGGAAATGCCTGTAGTGTTTCCCCAATGAAGTGCTATGCACCCCACTACATTTATGCAGtaaaatttatcaatcttttattgCCTCTTGATTTTCTTACAGCAAGGAATTTTCTTCTAGAACATGTATATGacttcattgttttttcatttagatACCTGATCCATGTGGAGTTTCTTTTGTATAGTGTGAAGTATggatctaattttatctttttccaaatgggTACCTAGTCATCACAGCATCGTTTATTAAAAAATCCACCTTTAACCCGTCATTTACCACATACTCTATTTTCATAGGTACTTGGTCTATTTCTGCTTTCTATCCTTTCCCTCTGGTCTATTGTCTCTTCATACACCAGTATCATACTGCTTTAATTACAGAGGCTTTATAGTATGTTTTTATGTAGGCTAGGGCTAGCCGCCTCCTGAAAGTTTTcaggttttttaatgttttcctggTCTTTCTTGCACGTTAgtttttccatatgaacttttATATCAAACTAGTCTAATTCCATAAAAAAGGCTCTCCATTAACGATTAAAACACAACTAAACCAAACCAATAGTCTCTCTTAAAGTAATTcatttgtttccaaataaaaaattgaGGACTTTATACTTACTTTCCCAAATGTAGAAATATCCAACATTCTAGCCAATGGCTCAGTTATTTCAAACAATATTCCATATAACACAACCCTGGTTAATGAATTAAATCTACATAATACTGAAGCACAGTATTTAAGAGGAGTCAGGAACTAACCCAGAGCTTCATGGAACACACTCCCTAAATTGGGTGGGGCACGTTAAGGTGGATCTATGCTCTAGTCTTTTCTGTGCCTAACACAGTCATTGaactaaaaataaaccaattatcAACCAATTTTACATACAAGGACACTAAGACCCAGGGACAGCTATCCCACAACCTCAGTGAAGAATAGTGAGGGAAACTGTCCTGAATGGGCCAAAGTTCCTTTAAAGTGTCACAGTAAACATGACTTCTTACCTGAGTCCTGAAGTATAAAATAACTATCTGGAAACTAGGTTCCTCCCCACCAAAATGTGTTCTTTCAATTAGTTTTGAATGAGCTCCCTTGGAATCGCAGGGAATCCCATCAAAGAGAAGGGTGATGGCACATACTAAGGAGATAATACCCAGCTATAAATGTTATCAGTTACCGTATCAAATTGCCTGTGACAGTTTTCTACTAATTTTCAGAAACTAGTCTAGCAGCCCCAGGTACTGGGAGGCTAAGTGGGGAGAGGTATGGCTGAAAATGAGCAGCTCAATCCCAATAACTCCAACACAGAGAAACAGGTACAGCAGAGGAGCATTTCTGTTCAATGCTGATGTTCCTCAATTCCCTGTCCCAGTAAaacaccacccccaccacccccatctcaTTAACAATAACTCTATGTCCCACCTAAGTCCCTGTCCCTGGTTTCCCCATCAAAGCATAAA is part of the Rhinolophus sinicus isolate RSC01 linkage group LG03, ASM3656204v1, whole genome shotgun sequence genome and harbors:
- the EIF3J gene encoding eukaryotic translation initiation factor 3 subunit J, which produces MAAAAAAAAAGDSDSWDADTFAVEDPVRKVGAGGGTPGGDRWEGEDEDEDVKDNWDDEEDEKKEETEIKPEVKISEKKKITEKIKEKERQQKKRQEEIKKRLEEPEESKVLTPEEQLADKLRLKKLQEEADLELAKETFGVTNTVYGIDAMNPSSRDDFTEFGKLLKDKITQYEKSLYYASFLEALVRDVCISLEIDDLKKITNSLTVLCSEKQKQEKQSKAKKKKKGVVPGGGLKATMKDDLADYGGYDGGYVQDFEDFM